A region from the Hippoglossus hippoglossus isolate fHipHip1 chromosome 16, fHipHip1.pri, whole genome shotgun sequence genome encodes:
- the LOC117776678 gene encoding kelch-like protein 38 has protein sequence MDRAADEVFHYKDKEQSSNLLLQLNRLRQDRILTDVLLCSENTEIPCHRNVLVSSSPYFRAMFCHNFMERQQTKIDLKGIDSTILSSVIDYVYTGLITISMDTVLPLMQAASMLQYGRIFEACSSFLQEQLSPDNCLSMVRLSEILNCNTLRAKAKEIAMKSFSDVSASEDLCELSLPELMGYLEDDSLCAEEEQVFETLVAWIHHDPYSRRGAISDLFRKVRLRHIHPTYLFQFIANDPLIQSSTLCTELIESVRRLMFAVNTKCIGDTEVNFKPLWVAPRRYTSNDMLVVVGGRKNNEQTSREALVFDEESQKWQCLTKLPIRLYKASYVALHSVMYVIGGLTTNTKYGQVSPTVYTLSLKTNQWRTAEPMLEPRFAHRSVSYLHFIFVLGGLGPDRRVTDSVERYNSMFNQWETVAPMPEAVLHPAVAATNQRIYMFGGEDAMQSPVRIIQVYHIARNMWSKMENRTVKNVSAPAVIMDDKIYIIGGYTRRMIAYDTKANRFIKCANLKERRMHHSATVLNNRLYITGGRYINGHDIIEDSDNVECYDPKTDTWTSKGTLPYKVFDHGSLTLTSVSQTWAKS, from the exons ATGGACCGAGCGGCAGATGAAGTGTTCCACtacaaagacaaagagcagTCCTCCAacctgctcctgcagctcaACAGGCTGAGGCAGGACAGAATCCTGACAGACGTGTTACTGTGCTCAGAAAACACGGAGATCCCGTGCCACCGCAATGTCCTGGTCTCCAGCAGCCCGTACTTCAGAGCCATGTTCTGCCACAACTTCATGGAGAGGCAGCAGACCAAGATCGACTTAAAGGGGATCGACTCGACCATCCTCAGTAGTGTCATTGACTATGTTTACACCGGACTCATTACCATCAGCATGGATACTGTGCTGCCTCTGATGCAGGCAGCATCCATGTTGCAATACGGCCGCATCTTTGAGGCCTGTTCCAGTTTCcttcaggagcagctgagcCCAGATAACTGTTTGAGCATGGTAAGACTCTCTGAGATCCTGAATTGCAACACTTTGAGAGCGAAGGCCAAGGAGATAGCGATGAAGAGCTTCTCCGACGTGTCAGCGTCTGAGGATCTGTGTGAGCTCTCCTTACCAGAGCTCATGGGTTACCTGGAGGATGACAGCCTttgtgcagaggaggagcaggtctTCGAGACACTTGTTGCTTGGATCCACCATGATCCTTATTCTAGAAGAGGTGCCATTAGTGACCTTTTCAGGAAAGTTCGCCTTCGACACATCCACCCCACATACCTCTTCCAGTTCATTGCCAATGACCCTCTGATCCAGTCCTCCACCCTCTGCACGGAGCTCATTGAATCTGTCCGACGACTAATGTTTGCTGTCAACACAAAATGCATCGGAGACACAGAGGTGAACTTCAAACCTCTTTGGGTGGCACCAAGGCGCTACACCTCCAATGACATGCTGGTGGTTGTAGGAGGGAGAAAGAACAACGAGCAGACGTCGAGGGAGGCCCTCGTCTTCGATGAGGAGAGCCAGAAGTGGCAGTGCCTTACCAAGCTGCCCATTCGCCTGTACAAGGCCTCGTATGTTGCCCTCCACAGCGTCATGTACGTTATCGGAGGCCtgaccacaaacacaaagtacgGCCAGGTCAGCCCGACGGTCTACACACTCTCCCTCAAGACCAACCAGTGGCGAACCGCAGAGCCCATGCTGGAGCCACGCTTTGCCCACCGGAGTGTCTCTTACCTGCACTTCATCTTCGTCCTGGGCGGCCTTGGGCCTGACAGGCGGGTGACAGACAGCGTGGAGAG GTACAACAGCATGTTCAACCAATGGGAGACTGTGGCCCCCATGCCTGAGGCCGTGCTGCACCCAGCCGTGGCTGCTACCAACCAGAGGATCTATATGTTTGGAGGAGAGGACGCCATGCAGAGCCCGGTCAGAATAATACAA GTGTATCACATTGCCAGGAACATGTGGTCCAAGATGGAGAACAGGACGGTGAAGAATGTGTCTGCTCCAGCTGTCATTATGGACGATAAGATCTACATCATTGGAG GATACACCAGGAGAATGATTGCATACGACACAAAGGCCAACCGGTTCATCAAGTGTGCCAacctgaaggagaggaggatgcaCCACTCTGCAACCGTGCTCAATAACAGACTCTACATCACAGGTGGACGCTACATCAACGGCCATGACATCATAGAGGACTCGGACAACGTCGAGTGCTACGACCCGAAGACAGACACTTGGACATCTAAGGGGACTCTGCCGTATAAAGTGTTTGACCACGGCTCCCTGACTCTTACAAGTGTCTCACAGACATGGGCAAAATCCTAG
- the lratd2b gene encoding protein LRATD2: MGNQVEKLTHLNYAEVPTSDPNGFDPGDEGPRIGVSYIFSNDDDDQDEHMDHYSSDSRTGNHEEKPFDPQDEVECAIFYREESVFERSRGAATHTAESLLNKCRPGDLLEFVATGQYPHWAVYVGDFQVIHLHRAEIKNNFLSDVSQGKKGRIVNGLYRYRALPPEVIVRNARDYVGCRDQELYWRNSECFAAWCRFGKREFKIGGEIRIGKQPYRLKLLFSEKQHHVLEFQSLEDVIMEKRRNDQIGKDAVMQELANHLSTTHEIKEERFVN; the protein is encoded by the coding sequence ATGGGGAACCAGGTGGAGAAACTTACGCATTTAAATTACGCAGAGGTGCCAACGTCGGACCCGAATGGCTTCGACCCGGGCGACGAAGGACCGCGCATTGGCGTCTCCTACATTTTCTCCAACGACGACGACGACCAGGACGAGCACATGGACCACTACTCATCCGACAGCAGGACGGGGAACCACGAGGAGAAGCCCTTCGACCCGCAGGACGAGGTGGAGTGCGCGATCTTCTACCGGGAGGAGAGCGTGTTCGAGAGGAGCCGCGGAGCCGCGACGCACACTGCGGAGAGTCTCCTGAACAAGTGCAGACCGGGGGACCTGCTGGAGTTCGTGGCCACGGGACAGTATCCACACTGGGCCGTGTACGTCGGGGACTTCCAGGTGATTCATTTGCACCGGGCTGAGATCAAGAACAACTTCCTCAGCGATGTCAGCCAGGGCAAGAAAGGCAGGATAGTGAACGGCCTCTACAGGTACCGTGCGCTCCCGCCGGAGGTGATCGTGCGCAACGCCCGGGACTATGTGGGCTGCAGGGACCAGGAGCTGTACTGGAGAAACTCTGAGTGTTTTGCCGCCTGGTGCCGCTTTGGCAAAAGGGAGTTCAAAATCGGAGGGGAGATTCGGATCGGGAAGCAGCCGTacagactgaagctgctgttcTCCGAGAAGCAGCATCACGTCCTGGAGTTCCAGAGCCTGGAGGACGTGATcatggaaaagaggaggaacGATCAGATCGGGAAAGACGCCGTGATGCAAGAGCTGGCCAACCACCTGAGCACAACACATGAAATCAAAGAGGAGCGATTTGTCAACTGA